A part of Streptomyces sp. NBC_00557 genomic DNA contains:
- a CDS encoding ArsR/SmtB family transcription factor, producing the protein MTGPEPPENGADGVLDISTPEQFAALAHPLRQRLLFALTHEAATISQLAVRLGVAKGSVAHHLKTLHAAGLVRITQTRKVRGGTEQYYRRTARRLRIAEPRAADRAALLNAVAQEVERSPDDHLLSLRHLRLSPERARRLRETLAELVDEAEEDGADQPVHGVLVVMYEQERERP; encoded by the coding sequence ATGACCGGACCCGAGCCACCCGAGAACGGCGCCGACGGCGTGCTGGACATCTCCACGCCCGAGCAGTTCGCCGCGCTCGCCCACCCGCTGCGCCAGCGCCTGCTCTTCGCACTGACCCATGAAGCCGCCACGATCAGCCAGTTGGCGGTGCGCCTCGGCGTGGCCAAGGGCAGCGTGGCGCACCACCTGAAGACGCTGCACGCGGCGGGGCTGGTGCGTATCACGCAGACCCGCAAGGTCCGGGGCGGCACCGAGCAGTACTACCGGCGGACCGCGCGCCGGCTGAGGATCGCCGAGCCGCGCGCGGCCGACCGGGCGGCTCTGTTGAACGCCGTCGCCCAGGAGGTCGAGCGCTCCCCCGACGACCACCTGCTGAGCCTGCGCCACCTGCGCCTGAGCCCCGAACGGGCCCGGAGGTTGCGCGAGACGCTGGCCGAGCTGGTGGACGAGGCGGAGGAGGACGGCGCCGACCAGCCGGTGCACGGCGTGCTGGTGGTGATGTACGAACAGGAGCGGGAACGGCCCTGA
- a CDS encoding Clp protease N-terminal domain-containing protein translates to MATNPNITASVRLDDLIEAIKKAHNEPLEQLQDAVIAADHLGDVADHLIGHFVDQARRSGASWTEIGRSMGVTRQAAQKRFVPKESAGLGPEDFSRYTPRARNVVIAAHNEAVAARNTEGRPEHLVLGLLAEPDGLAAKAITAQGVLLDSVRQAATAALPPAAEKAPDLVPYGPDAKKALELTFREALRLGHNYIGTEHILLALLEQENGEGVLSGLGITKAATEEHIAEMLSLLLEQTKAATGKEAGPTSSEK, encoded by the coding sequence ATGGCGACCAACCCGAACATCACGGCATCCGTACGCCTCGACGACCTCATCGAGGCCATCAAGAAGGCCCACAACGAACCCCTCGAGCAGCTCCAGGACGCGGTGATCGCCGCCGATCACCTCGGTGACGTGGCCGACCACCTGATCGGCCACTTCGTGGACCAGGCACGGCGCTCCGGCGCGTCCTGGACGGAGATCGGCCGGAGCATGGGCGTCACCCGGCAGGCGGCGCAGAAGCGGTTCGTGCCCAAGGAGTCCGCCGGCCTCGGCCCCGAGGACTTCAGCCGGTACACCCCGCGCGCGCGGAACGTGGTCATCGCCGCGCACAACGAAGCGGTGGCGGCTCGCAACACCGAGGGCCGGCCCGAGCACCTGGTCCTCGGACTGCTCGCCGAACCGGACGGCCTGGCCGCGAAGGCGATCACCGCTCAGGGCGTGCTCCTCGACTCCGTACGGCAGGCCGCGACCGCCGCGCTCCCGCCCGCCGCGGAGAAGGCCCCGGACCTCGTCCCCTACGGCCCCGACGCCAAGAAAGCCCTGGAACTCACCTTCCGCGAGGCCCTGCGGCTCGGCCACAACTACATCGGCACCGAGCACATCCTGCTGGCGCTCCTGGAGCAGGAGAACGGCGAGGGCGTCCTCAGCGGCCTCGGCATCACCAAGGCCGCGACCGAGGAGCACATCGCCGAGATGCTGTCGCTGCTGCTGGAGCAGACGAAGGCGGCGACGGGGAAGGAGGCCGGACCGACCTCCTCCGAAAAGTGA
- a CDS encoding bifunctional 3'-5' exonuclease/DNA polymerase, whose translation MTDRWALAPAEDGGVEIAPLGPDGLPAGPVRRESDLAGAVRSRPEVTRWVWRSTPEVYPRLLATGVRVERCYDIEDAETLLLGHEGRYGEPRSAAAALARLRGGPVPPDPPQRPAEPGAQSPLFEPTGARLPLTDLLAVYAEQLRRHQRTAHPDRMRLLTAAESAGMLVAAEMNHAGVPWSAEVHRRLLHELLGERYAGGGEPRRLAELADEISAAFGRRVRPDLPADVIKAFAQAGIKVKSTRRWEIRSVDHPAVEPLLEYKKLYRIWVAHGWSWLQDWVRDGRFRPEFLAGGTVTGRWVTNGGGGLQIPKVIRRAVVADPGWRLVVADADQMEPRVLAAISRDPGLMEVAGRDGDLYQSVSDRAFSGDRNQAKLAVLGAIYGQTSGDGLKNLAALRRRFPQAVAYVDEAARAGEEGRLVRTWLGRTCPPAAGAGEDAAEEAGIPVGDDDTDPRGDGQAPWVPGYASTNSRARGRFARNFVVQGSAADWALLMLAGLRRACADLKAELVFFQHDEVIVHCPAEEADTVVQAIRSSADLAGRLTFGDTPVRFPFTTAVVECYADAK comes from the coding sequence ATGACGGACCGGTGGGCGCTCGCACCGGCCGAGGACGGAGGCGTGGAGATCGCCCCCCTCGGCCCGGACGGGCTGCCCGCCGGGCCGGTGCGGCGGGAGAGCGATCTCGCCGGGGCGGTGCGGAGCCGCCCGGAGGTGACCCGCTGGGTGTGGCGGTCCACCCCCGAGGTCTACCCGCGTCTGCTCGCCACGGGGGTGCGAGTGGAGCGGTGCTACGACATCGAGGACGCCGAGACACTCCTGCTGGGCCACGAGGGCCGGTACGGCGAGCCGCGCTCGGCCGCCGCCGCCCTGGCCCGCCTCCGGGGCGGCCCCGTGCCGCCCGACCCGCCCCAGCGCCCGGCCGAACCGGGCGCCCAGTCCCCGCTGTTCGAGCCCACCGGGGCCCGCCTGCCGCTGACCGACCTCCTCGCGGTCTACGCCGAGCAGCTCAGGCGGCACCAGCGGACCGCCCACCCCGACCGGATGCGGCTGCTGACGGCCGCCGAGTCGGCCGGGATGCTGGTGGCCGCCGAGATGAACCACGCGGGCGTGCCGTGGAGCGCCGAGGTCCACCGCCGCCTGCTGCACGAACTGCTCGGCGAGCGGTACGCGGGCGGCGGCGAGCCGCGCCGCCTCGCCGAGCTGGCCGACGAGATCTCCGCCGCCTTCGGCCGCCGGGTGCGCCCGGACCTGCCCGCCGATGTGATCAAGGCCTTCGCCCAGGCCGGCATCAAGGTGAAGTCCACCCGCCGCTGGGAGATCCGGTCCGTCGACCACCCGGCCGTGGAACCCCTGCTGGAGTACAAGAAGCTGTACCGCATCTGGGTGGCGCACGGCTGGTCCTGGTTGCAGGACTGGGTGCGCGACGGCCGTTTCCGTCCCGAGTTCCTCGCGGGCGGCACGGTCACCGGGCGCTGGGTGACCAACGGCGGAGGCGGCCTGCAGATCCCCAAGGTGATCCGCCGGGCCGTGGTCGCCGACCCCGGCTGGCGGCTGGTGGTGGCCGACGCCGACCAGATGGAGCCGCGCGTGCTCGCCGCGATCTCCCGTGACCCCGGCCTGATGGAAGTCGCCGGCCGGGACGGCGACCTCTACCAGTCCGTCTCCGACCGAGCCTTCTCCGGTGACCGCAACCAGGCCAAGCTCGCCGTGCTCGGCGCGATCTACGGCCAGACCTCGGGGGACGGCCTGAAGAACCTCGCCGCGCTGCGCCGCCGCTTCCCCCAGGCCGTCGCGTACGTCGACGAGGCGGCCCGCGCGGGTGAGGAGGGCCGGCTGGTGCGCACGTGGCTGGGCCGTACCTGCCCGCCCGCCGCCGGCGCCGGCGAGGACGCCGCGGAGGAGGCGGGCATCCCCGTCGGCGACGACGACACCGACCCGCGGGGCGACGGCCAGGCGCCCTGGGTGCCCGGCTACGCCTCCACCAACTCCCGGGCGCGCGGCCGCTTCGCGCGGAACTTCGTCGTCCAGGGCAGCGCCGCCGACTGGGCGCTGCTGATGCTCGCCGGGCTGCGCCGGGCCTGCGCGGACCTCAAGGCCGAGCTGGTCTTCTTCCAGCACGACGAGGTGATCGTGCACTGCCCCGCCGAGGAGGCCGACACGGTCGTCCAGGCCATCCGGTCCTCCGCCGACCTCGCCGGGCGACTGACCTTCGGCGACACACCGGTGCGCTTTCCGTTCACGACGGCGGTGGTGGAGTGCTATGCCGACGCCAAGTGA
- a CDS encoding BTAD domain-containing putative transcriptional regulator: protein MRRCELRFGLLGPPVLYDRPPFGISCNSSDAHSGDPAAAGTRTRTSASAALATPRQVPDDTFDNGVRAIGSPKVRALLAALLLEPGRVVSVESLKDALWGGAPPVSAQASLHNHVTRLRRLLDDPDRLRAVPPGYLLRVDQGELDVHVFDARVAEARAAHARGDWPGVVRACAAALALWRGTPLSGLPADLGGYALVQRLQEARRLLLEWRYDAELALGGSRLAGIVPELAALVAEYPLREAYHRQLMLALHRTGRHAEALAVHRDLRARLIEELGVEPGPAVREAHVEVLRGSDEGGQRAEEERDSRQAGAVHQQVGAADDLGGTEEPAETPSGREDGVPSDTRPAPRPAQLPPPPAHFTGRVDVRRALRQALTEPAAPAPAVAVLSGMAGVGKSALALHVAHELRERFTDGQLYVNLHGATPGMTPLTSVQALAALLRDLGVAPRSIPEHPDAAAALLRSLLAPARVLLVLDDAATAAQVRPLLPAGPGCAVIVTSRSPLTALDGARRFPLGPLTGEDSAALLRAVSGREGLDAGHALVELTGRLPLALRVVAARLAARRALTPDVLAGQLAETGGRLRHLEYDDLSVRRSLAVAHDALAAAQREADRDAALALRRIGALDLPTYGAPLIARLTGIDERRAEAALDRLVDVALLEETTYGRYAPHDLVRDFARELADADAGEEEKGRREPGASLGTGSGAVSGTRTDASVGTGSGAVSGTRPDASVGTGSGAVSGTRPDASVGTGSGTVSSAGADASVGTGSGTGAGALPGTESGAVSGTAPGVGSCSGSCPDQAVRAAHAATTASTAVSTPPAAPATGAASARTAVAGSAAAPDPPAIPAQEHGHPREHGPAPDHGRAPGHGPASAPDLTALRWYAAVAERVLEAVVEAGIDLDDRRRPTSAQPPEHAADVAGLARFESAEQAHGWGDVELENVVALVSRNADTADPVRAAHLSTLARLLFPYVQRAGRVAEMEVLGRAALGAARRLGDAAAEAYALGDLAAMHFLTGRQKDALALTDRSLEIWRQLGVLSRIRRSLNNRGLLLEGLGRYAESEEALRQSLAYSRQLNDPYGEAVTHSHLGNLYEHTDPRAAIEQHRLSLAIGNELGAVIVQHSAHCNIGYAHLTLGEPAAAARHFEESLRILGDHGDWHGESQTRLGLVRALRQLGETERAARECAELLRRADARADRYMGGLARHQHGLLLSARGRRTEAYDTWRAALAALDGTDEQAIVAELRDLLAE, encoded by the coding sequence ATGCGGCGGTGCGAGCTGCGGTTCGGGCTGCTGGGGCCGCCCGTCCTGTACGACCGACCGCCGTTCGGGATCTCGTGCAACAGCTCCGACGCCCATTCCGGCGACCCGGCTGCCGCCGGTACCCGTACCCGCACGTCCGCCTCCGCCGCCCTCGCGACGCCGCGCCAAGTCCCGGACGACACCTTCGACAACGGCGTTCGCGCCATCGGCAGTCCCAAGGTGCGCGCCCTGCTCGCCGCGCTGTTGCTGGAACCGGGCCGCGTGGTGTCGGTGGAGTCGCTGAAGGACGCCCTGTGGGGCGGGGCGCCGCCCGTGTCCGCACAGGCGTCCCTGCACAACCACGTCACCCGGCTGCGCCGCCTCCTGGACGACCCCGACCGGCTCAGGGCCGTCCCGCCGGGGTACCTCCTGCGCGTCGACCAGGGCGAGTTGGACGTGCACGTCTTCGACGCCCGGGTCGCCGAGGCGCGTGCCGCCCACGCCCGCGGAGACTGGCCCGGTGTCGTACGGGCCTGTGCTGCCGCACTCGCGCTCTGGCGCGGCACCCCGCTCAGCGGGCTGCCGGCCGACCTCGGCGGTTATGCCCTGGTGCAGCGCCTCCAGGAGGCGCGCCGGCTGCTGCTGGAATGGCGCTACGACGCCGAACTCGCCCTCGGCGGCTCACGGTTGGCCGGCATCGTGCCGGAACTCGCGGCGCTGGTCGCCGAGTACCCGCTGCGCGAGGCCTACCACCGCCAGCTCATGCTCGCGCTGCACCGCACCGGCCGCCACGCCGAGGCCCTCGCCGTCCACCGCGATCTGCGCGCCCGCCTGATCGAGGAACTCGGCGTCGAGCCCGGCCCCGCGGTCCGCGAGGCGCACGTCGAGGTGCTGCGAGGGAGCGACGAGGGCGGACAGCGGGCGGAGGAGGAACGCGACAGCCGTCAGGCGGGCGCCGTACACCAACAGGTCGGCGCGGCCGATGACTTGGGCGGCACGGAGGAGCCGGCGGAAACCCCGTCCGGGCGGGAGGACGGCGTCCCGTCGGACACCCGGCCGGCTCCGCGACCCGCCCAACTCCCGCCACCGCCCGCGCACTTCACCGGGCGCGTCGACGTACGCCGGGCACTGCGGCAGGCGCTCACCGAGCCGGCCGCCCCGGCACCCGCCGTCGCCGTGCTCAGCGGCATGGCGGGCGTCGGCAAGAGCGCACTCGCGCTGCACGTCGCACATGAGCTGCGGGAACGTTTCACCGATGGGCAGTTGTACGTCAACCTGCACGGCGCCACGCCGGGCATGACCCCGCTCACCTCCGTCCAGGCGCTCGCCGCGCTGCTCCGGGACCTCGGCGTCGCGCCGCGCAGCATCCCCGAACACCCGGACGCGGCGGCCGCGTTGCTCCGCTCGCTGCTCGCCCCCGCCCGTGTGCTGCTGGTACTGGACGACGCGGCGACCGCGGCCCAGGTACGGCCTCTGCTGCCGGCCGGACCCGGCTGCGCGGTGATCGTCACCAGCCGCTCGCCGCTGACCGCACTCGACGGCGCCCGACGCTTCCCGCTCGGCCCGCTGACCGGCGAGGACAGCGCGGCACTGCTGCGCGCGGTGAGCGGACGCGAGGGGCTGGACGCCGGTCACGCGCTGGTCGAGCTGACCGGCCGGCTGCCGCTGGCGCTGCGTGTCGTGGCCGCCAGGCTCGCCGCCCGCCGCGCCCTCACCCCGGACGTGCTCGCGGGCCAACTCGCCGAGACCGGCGGGCGCTTGCGCCACCTCGAGTACGACGACCTGAGCGTCCGGCGTTCCCTGGCCGTCGCCCACGACGCGCTCGCCGCCGCCCAGCGTGAGGCGGACCGGGACGCGGCCCTCGCCCTGCGCCGCATCGGCGCGCTCGACCTGCCGACCTACGGCGCCCCCCTGATCGCCCGCCTCACCGGCATCGACGAACGCCGCGCCGAAGCCGCCCTGGACCGCCTGGTCGACGTCGCCCTCCTGGAGGAGACCACCTACGGCCGCTACGCCCCCCACGACCTGGTCCGCGACTTCGCCCGCGAACTGGCGGACGCGGACGCGGGGGAGGAGGAGAAGGGCCGAAGGGAGCCCGGGGCTTCGCTCGGTACCGGGTCCGGCGCGGTGTCCGGCACGAGGACGGATGCGTCGGTCGGTACCGGGTCCGGCGCGGTGTCCGGCACGAGGCCGGATGCGTCGGTCGGTACCGGGTCCGGCGCGGTGTCCGGCACGAGGCCGGATGCGTCGGTCGGTACCGGGTCCGGCACGGTGTCCAGCGCGGGCGCGGATGCGTCGGTCGGTACAGGGTCCGGCACGGGGGCGGGGGCGCTGCCCGGTACGGAGTCCGGAGCCGTGTCCGGCACCGCCCCCGGCGTCGGGTCGTGCTCCGGCTCGTGTCCGGATCAGGCCGTCCGAGCCGCGCACGCCGCCACGACTGCCTCCACCGCCGTGTCCACGCCGCCTGCCGCACCCGCCACCGGAGCAGCGTCCGCGCGCACCGCTGTGGCCGGTTCCGCAGCCGCACCCGACCCGCCCGCGATCCCCGCTCAGGAGCACGGTCACCCTCGGGAGCACGGTCCCGCTCCCGACCACGGTCGCGCTCCCGGTCACGGTCCCGCATCCGCGCCCGACCTCACCGCTCTCCGCTGGTACGCCGCCGTCGCCGAGCGGGTGCTGGAGGCTGTCGTGGAGGCCGGGATCGACCTGGACGACCGGCGTCGGCCGACCTCCGCGCAGCCGCCGGAGCACGCGGCCGACGTGGCCGGGCTGGCCCGCTTCGAATCGGCCGAGCAAGCCCATGGGTGGGGCGACGTCGAGCTGGAGAACGTCGTCGCCCTGGTGTCCCGGAACGCGGATACGGCGGATCCGGTGCGGGCCGCCCATCTGTCGACGCTCGCCCGGCTGCTCTTCCCCTATGTCCAGCGCGCCGGCCGGGTGGCCGAGATGGAGGTGCTGGGGCGGGCCGCGCTCGGGGCGGCGCGGCGGCTCGGGGACGCGGCGGCCGAGGCCTACGCACTGGGCGACCTGGCGGCCATGCACTTCCTCACCGGCCGGCAGAAGGACGCCCTCGCCCTCACCGACCGGTCCCTGGAGATCTGGCGGCAGCTCGGTGTCCTTTCCAGGATCAGGCGCTCCCTGAACAACCGGGGACTGCTCCTGGAGGGGCTCGGGCGGTACGCGGAGTCCGAGGAGGCGCTGCGGCAGAGCCTTGCGTACTCGCGGCAGTTGAACGACCCGTACGGAGAGGCCGTCACCCACAGCCACCTCGGCAACCTCTACGAGCACACCGATCCGCGCGCCGCCATCGAGCAGCACAGGCTCTCCCTGGCGATCGGGAACGAACTCGGCGCCGTCATCGTGCAGCACTCGGCGCACTGCAACATCGGTTACGCCCATCTCACCCTCGGCGAACCGGCCGCCGCCGCCCGGCACTTCGAGGAGAGCCTGCGCATCCTCGGCGATCACGGCGACTGGCACGGCGAGTCCCAGACCCGGCTCGGCCTGGTCCGTGCGCTGCGGCAGCTCGGCGAGACCGAGCGGGCGGCCCGCGAGTGCGCCGAGCTGCTGCGCCGGGCCGACGCCCGCGCCGACCGCTACATGGGCGGCCTGGCCCGGCACCAGCACGGGCTGCTGCTGAGCGCGCGAGGCCGGCGGACCGAGGCGTACGACACCTGGCGTGCCGCGCTCGCGGCACTGGACGGCACCGACGAGCAGGCGATCGTGGCGGAGCTGCGGGACCTTCTCGCGGAGTGA
- a CDS encoding glycosyltransferase family 2 protein, with product MVEPRIAVAVVTMGNRPAEVDALLESVAKQDLAPARIVIVGNGCRLPEFARRLSLPGEVTTIDVEENLGCPGGRNVALARLREYGDVDVVVELDDDGLLVDADVLSRVRDLYAADPRLGIVGFRIADEHGETQQRHVPRVGDSDPMRGGYVTGFLGGGHALSMAMLAETGDWPAEFFFAHEETDLAWRAVDAGWKILYAPELLLQHPKTSPARHAIYYRVNARNRVWLVRRRLPWPLVPVHLGVWTLLTLARTRSPAGLKAWFGGFVEGLREPAGERRPMRWRTVWRLTRLGRPPVI from the coding sequence GTGGTGGAGCCGAGGATCGCCGTCGCCGTGGTGACCATGGGGAATCGGCCCGCCGAGGTCGACGCCCTGCTGGAGTCCGTGGCCAAGCAGGACCTCGCCCCCGCCCGCATCGTGATCGTCGGCAACGGCTGCCGGCTGCCCGAGTTCGCCCGCCGGCTCTCCCTGCCCGGCGAGGTCACCACCATCGACGTCGAGGAGAACCTCGGCTGTCCGGGCGGCCGCAACGTCGCGCTCGCCCGGCTGCGGGAGTACGGCGACGTGGACGTCGTGGTGGAACTGGACGACGACGGCCTGCTCGTCGACGCCGATGTGCTGAGCCGGGTACGGGACCTGTACGCCGCCGACCCCCGCCTCGGCATCGTCGGCTTCCGCATCGCCGACGAGCACGGCGAGACCCAGCAGCGGCACGTGCCCCGCGTCGGCGACTCCGACCCGATGCGCGGCGGTTACGTCACCGGCTTCCTCGGCGGCGGGCACGCCCTGAGCATGGCGATGCTGGCGGAGACCGGGGACTGGCCCGCCGAGTTCTTCTTCGCGCACGAGGAGACCGACCTCGCCTGGCGCGCCGTCGACGCCGGCTGGAAGATCCTCTACGCACCGGAGCTGCTCCTCCAGCACCCCAAGACCTCACCGGCCCGGCACGCCATCTACTACCGCGTCAACGCCCGCAACCGCGTCTGGCTCGTCCGGCGCCGGCTGCCGTGGCCGCTCGTCCCCGTGCACCTCGGGGTGTGGACGCTGCTCACGCTCGCCCGCACACGTTCGCCGGCCGGGCTCAAAGCCTGGTTCGGCGGGTTCGTGGAAGGACTCCGCGAACCGGCGGGCGAACGCCGCCCCATGCGCTGGCGAACGGTGTGGCGGCTGACCAGGCTGGGGCGTCCGCCGGTGATCTGA
- a CDS encoding cell wall-binding repeat-containing protein, with amino-acid sequence MNMLTRRILAALTGAAALAAGLVATLPGPAAAVQSSGQAGDGKLLYTDVGGWMHFINTDGSWQSQFSTSGNQGAWSADGSQVAFVNGDYIGTAWADSEDIGIRIPMPSGSGWHPHDPTFWYGGGDIVFTAGGRLRLTAADGTRTPKALFGTDADGCDSQPSGAVNGMLAFVRTGTSCATAGTPAVWVYNGRSGAFTKVADDASEPSISPDGRSVAFTRRIDGHKQLFTVRTDGTGVTQLTTDATDHNRPAWSPQGDRIAYDIYVSGNPDVPQGPQVWIHDLGTATETQVPMADGTNVAWQPLRDNAISRVWGSDSYDTNIAASKWTWNTVGTSTPGLENAKAAVLISKSDSAYATTATSLAGKKRGPVLMTSGTGLDSPVQTELKRMLPKGKTVYLIGGSTILNSTVASKVTSLGYVAKRLSGTSRCSTSVAVAKTVTSTPKYVFVATGTDYHNALAASSAAGSMGGSGTATLVLTDGTTMTSSVYGYLNKYSPSTTKIITVGTDAESALAKAYNAGKMPNWPSKYSYYRVAGGTPQSNAMQLADLWWSLPSNAAVASVGSWRGGVSASSAMTTYGPLLWTDTTSLSYDTKRYLMRMSSSMYHVAVFGGTGSVDASVIPKIGAAIGVGTHYVYTPYYKGVVPQTTAAQPLSAGSYKPAASPDLAPLRVTIKR; translated from the coding sequence ATGAACATGCTTACGCGCCGCATACTTGCGGCGCTCACCGGCGCCGCCGCGCTCGCGGCGGGGCTCGTCGCCACGCTTCCGGGTCCGGCGGCGGCCGTCCAGAGCAGCGGGCAGGCCGGAGACGGGAAGCTGCTGTACACGGACGTCGGCGGCTGGATGCACTTCATCAACACCGACGGGTCCTGGCAGTCCCAGTTCAGCACGTCCGGAAACCAGGGCGCCTGGTCCGCCGACGGCAGTCAGGTCGCGTTCGTGAACGGCGACTACATCGGCACGGCATGGGCCGATTCCGAGGACATCGGCATCCGTATCCCCATGCCGTCGGGCAGCGGCTGGCATCCGCACGATCCGACCTTCTGGTACGGCGGCGGTGACATCGTCTTCACGGCCGGCGGCCGGCTGCGACTGACCGCCGCCGACGGCACCCGCACGCCCAAGGCCCTGTTCGGCACCGATGCCGACGGCTGCGACTCCCAGCCGAGCGGCGCGGTGAACGGCATGCTCGCCTTCGTACGGACGGGGACGAGCTGCGCCACCGCCGGCACCCCGGCCGTCTGGGTCTACAACGGCCGTTCCGGCGCGTTCACCAAGGTGGCCGACGACGCGAGCGAGCCGAGCATCTCCCCCGACGGCAGGTCGGTGGCCTTCACGCGACGGATCGACGGTCACAAGCAGCTCTTCACGGTGAGGACCGACGGCACCGGGGTGACCCAGCTCACCACGGACGCGACCGACCACAACCGTCCCGCCTGGTCGCCACAGGGCGACCGGATCGCGTACGACATCTACGTCTCCGGCAACCCGGACGTCCCCCAGGGCCCGCAGGTCTGGATCCACGACCTCGGCACGGCCACGGAGACGCAGGTGCCCATGGCCGATGGCACCAACGTCGCCTGGCAGCCGCTCCGTGACAACGCGATCTCCCGTGTCTGGGGCTCCGACTCCTACGACACGAACATCGCCGCGTCCAAGTGGACCTGGAACACCGTCGGTACGAGCACTCCCGGCCTGGAGAACGCCAAGGCGGCCGTGCTCATCAGCAAGTCCGACTCGGCGTACGCCACGACCGCGACATCGCTGGCCGGCAAGAAGCGGGGGCCGGTGCTCATGACCTCCGGCACAGGCCTGGACTCCCCGGTGCAGACGGAGCTCAAGCGCATGCTGCCGAAGGGGAAGACGGTCTACCTGATCGGCGGGAGCACCATCCTCAACAGCACGGTGGCGTCCAAGGTGACCTCGCTCGGATACGTGGCCAAGCGGCTGTCCGGCACCTCGCGCTGCTCCACCTCCGTGGCCGTGGCCAAGACCGTCACCAGCACGCCGAAGTACGTCTTCGTGGCAACCGGCACCGACTACCACAACGCCCTGGCCGCGAGCTCCGCCGCCGGTTCCATGGGCGGCTCCGGAACCGCGACCCTCGTGCTGACCGACGGTACGACCATGACGTCGTCGGTCTACGGGTACCTCAACAAGTACAGTCCCAGCACGACGAAGATCATCACGGTGGGGACCGACGCCGAGTCGGCGCTGGCCAAGGCCTACAACGCCGGCAAGATGCCGAACTGGCCCAGCAAGTACAGCTATTACCGGGTCGCCGGCGGCACCCCGCAGTCGAACGCCATGCAGCTCGCCGACCTGTGGTGGTCGCTGCCCTCGAACGCCGCGGTGGCCTCCGTGGGCAGCTGGCGCGGCGGCGTCTCCGCGTCGTCGGCGATGACCACGTACGGTCCGCTGCTGTGGACCGACACCACCTCGCTGTCGTACGACACCAAGCGGTACCTGATGCGCATGTCGTCGAGCATGTACCACGTGGCCGTCTTCGGCGGCACGGGATCGGTCGACGCGTCCGTCATTCCCAAGATCGGTGCGGCCATCGGAGTGGGCACCCACTACGTCTACACGCCGTACTACAAGGGCGTGGTGCCACAGACCACGGCTGCTCAGCCGCTGTCCGCCGGCAGCTACAAGCCCGCCGCAAGCCCGGACCTGGCCCCTCTCCGGGTGACGATCAAGAGGTGA